A stretch of Thermomicrobium roseum DSM 5159 DNA encodes these proteins:
- the fabF gene encoding beta-ketoacyl-ACP synthase II: MHRVVVTGLGAITPLGLDVPTFWRRLLAGESGIDRIQHFDASNLEVQIAGEVKGFDPRDFMDFKAARRMDRFSQFAVAAAREAIRDAGLEITRENADRIGVMINTGGGGIQTMEREVVTFYQRGPSRVSPFFVPMFAPNMAACQVSIVYGITGPIMSSVAACAAGTQAFVDALRMLRLGEADVMIAGGTEAGLTPVAVTAFANMGALSRRNEEPQRASRPFDKDRDGFVFGEGCAVMVLETEEHARRRGARIYCELAGGAVTGDAYHVSAPDPDGLGAARAMRLALRDAGMGPDDVDYICAHGTSTPLNDVTETKAIKAVFGDYAYRVAISSPKSMIGHLVGAAGAVSGVVCALAIRDGIVPPTINLEHPDPECDLDYVPNVARRMPVRVAIANAFGFGGQNAVAVFRAYDGAAR, from the coding sequence GTGCACCGCGTGGTCGTGACCGGGCTCGGGGCGATCACACCGCTCGGACTGGATGTGCCGACGTTCTGGCGCCGGCTGTTGGCCGGCGAATCGGGGATCGACCGGATCCAGCACTTCGACGCCAGCAATTTGGAGGTGCAGATTGCCGGTGAGGTCAAGGGGTTCGATCCCCGCGACTTCATGGACTTCAAGGCAGCGCGCCGCATGGATCGCTTCTCCCAGTTCGCAGTGGCAGCTGCCCGCGAGGCGATCCGCGATGCGGGATTGGAGATCACGCGCGAGAACGCCGACCGGATCGGCGTGATGATCAATACCGGCGGCGGTGGTATCCAGACGATGGAGCGCGAAGTCGTCACGTTCTACCAGCGCGGTCCGAGTCGAGTCAGCCCATTCTTCGTGCCGATGTTCGCGCCCAACATGGCGGCCTGCCAGGTCTCGATCGTCTACGGGATCACCGGGCCGATCATGTCCTCGGTCGCGGCGTGCGCCGCGGGAACGCAGGCGTTCGTCGATGCGCTCCGGATGCTCCGGCTCGGTGAGGCTGACGTGATGATCGCCGGAGGCACCGAGGCTGGGCTCACTCCGGTGGCTGTGACCGCGTTCGCTAACATGGGAGCGCTCTCGCGGCGCAACGAGGAGCCGCAGCGAGCTAGCCGGCCGTTCGACAAGGATCGAGACGGATTCGTCTTCGGTGAGGGCTGTGCGGTGATGGTCCTGGAGACCGAGGAGCATGCCCGGCGACGCGGGGCACGGATCTACTGCGAGTTGGCCGGTGGGGCGGTTACCGGTGACGCTTACCACGTCAGTGCGCCCGATCCGGATGGCTTGGGAGCGGCGCGGGCGATGCGACTCGCACTGCGCGACGCGGGGATGGGCCCGGACGACGTCGATTACATCTGCGCGCACGGGACCTCGACACCGCTCAACGACGTGACCGAGACCAAGGCGATCAAGGCGGTCTTCGGTGACTATGCCTATCGAGTCGCCATCAGCTCTCCCAAGAGCATGATCGGGCATCTGGTGGGAGCTGCAGGGGCGGTTTCGGGCGTGGTGTGCGCACTGGCGATCCGGGACGGCATCGTACCGCCGACCATCAACCTCGAGCATCCAGATCCCGAGTGCGATCTCGATTACGTCCCCAACGTCGCGCGACGGATGCCGGTACGCGTGGCGATCGCCAACGCGTTCGGGTTCGGTGGACAGAACGCGGTTGCAGTGTTCCGGGCGTACGACGGGGCGGCTCGCTAA
- the mutL gene encoding DNA mismatch repair endonuclease MutL: protein MQVARPPRRPIRVLPPNVAARIAAGEVIERPASVVKELVENALDAGASRIRISVRGGGLHEIRVSDDGCGIPADELPLALQRHATSKLAEDDLERIETLGFRGEALPSIAAVAELTIASATSDAPVGRQLTVRGGRILADEPIAHPPGTTVTVRHLFEDLPARLAHVRNTRAEMAEIARVVQRLAIAAPHVRIALRIEDRVVLQTTGSGDRRVVLSELYGPTLASSLLPFGPLKIGDCSCSGFVSSPDLTRSSRRHLHVVVNGRWAQSRTVLALLEAAYQPLLPRGRHPVLVLVITADPAAVDVNIHPAKLEVRLRAERELGQAIAEEVRSLLARTPRRFTFLEATPAIDPVRAAIAETPRPYDRPETEEPILTPAFPPLRLIGQVRERLLLLEGPAMLLLVDQHRAHERVLYERLAAAHPSADDTVPLPEPLVIDVRPAYRDRFARWLDELAAYGFQAEPFGPRSFLVRTVPALPGVVAGPPELQDLGQPAALAPALLALLEESEDAWDDTSWRDRLLIQLACRLAVRRGRPLARPAMRALVQAWGATKTPAICPHGSPIVLRVEDETLAHQFDW, encoded by the coding sequence ATGCAGGTCGCTCGTCCCCCGCGTCGCCCGATCCGCGTCCTGCCGCCGAACGTCGCTGCACGGATCGCTGCTGGTGAGGTGATCGAGCGGCCAGCCTCGGTCGTCAAGGAACTCGTCGAGAACGCGCTCGATGCGGGTGCATCCCGGATCCGCATCAGCGTGCGCGGCGGCGGGCTGCACGAGATCCGCGTGAGCGACGACGGCTGTGGCATCCCTGCTGATGAACTGCCGCTCGCGCTGCAACGGCACGCCACCAGCAAGCTCGCCGAGGACGACCTGGAGCGGATCGAGACGCTCGGCTTCCGGGGCGAAGCGCTCCCCAGTATCGCGGCCGTCGCCGAGCTGACCATCGCCAGCGCGACGAGCGACGCACCGGTCGGACGTCAGCTCACGGTCCGCGGCGGCCGTATCCTGGCCGATGAGCCAATCGCGCACCCACCGGGAACGACGGTCACGGTCCGCCACCTTTTCGAGGACCTCCCAGCGCGCCTCGCTCACGTGCGCAACACACGCGCTGAGATGGCGGAGATCGCTCGCGTCGTCCAGCGCCTGGCCATCGCTGCCCCGCATGTCCGCATCGCGCTCCGTATCGAGGATCGGGTCGTCCTCCAGACCACCGGCTCGGGTGACAGGCGGGTCGTTCTCAGCGAGCTGTACGGACCCACGCTCGCCTCTTCGCTCTTGCCGTTCGGTCCGCTCAAGATCGGCGATTGCTCGTGTAGCGGGTTCGTCAGCAGTCCTGACCTCACGCGCTCGAGCCGCCGCCATCTGCACGTCGTCGTGAATGGCCGTTGGGCACAGTCCCGCACCGTGCTCGCGCTCCTCGAGGCGGCCTACCAGCCCCTCCTGCCGCGCGGCCGGCACCCTGTCCTGGTGCTCGTCATCACGGCCGACCCCGCCGCGGTCGACGTGAACATCCATCCAGCCAAACTCGAGGTCCGCCTCCGGGCCGAGCGCGAGCTGGGACAAGCCATCGCCGAGGAAGTGCGGAGCCTTCTCGCCCGCACGCCGCGTCGCTTCACCTTCCTCGAGGCTACTCCGGCCATCGATCCCGTGCGCGCGGCCATCGCAGAGACACCTCGCCCGTACGACCGACCGGAAACCGAGGAGCCGATCCTCACCCCCGCCTTTCCGCCACTGCGACTGATCGGCCAGGTGCGAGAGCGTTTACTTCTCCTGGAAGGCCCGGCCATGCTCTTGCTCGTCGACCAGCACCGCGCTCACGAGCGGGTGCTCTACGAACGGCTCGCTGCCGCTCATCCGAGCGCCGACGACACGGTACCGTTACCGGAGCCGCTCGTCATCGACGTGCGGCCAGCCTATCGCGACCGCTTCGCGCGCTGGCTGGACGAACTCGCCGCCTACGGCTTCCAGGCAGAACCGTTCGGCCCGCGCTCGTTCCTTGTGCGCACCGTCCCCGCGCTCCCTGGTGTCGTGGCTGGACCGCCGGAACTGCAGGATCTCGGTCAACCAGCGGCGCTGGCTCCAGCTCTCCTGGCCCTGCTCGAGGAATCAGAGGACGCATGGGACGACACGAGCTGGCGCGATCGCCTGCTCATCCAGCTCGCTTGCCGGTTGGCCGTACGGCGTGGGCGACCATTAGCCCGTCCGGCGATGCGCGCGCTGGTGCAGGCATGGGGAGCCACGAAGACTCCGGCGATCTGTCCGCACGGCTCGCCGATCGTCCTCCGCGTCGAGGACGAGACACTCGCTCACCAGTTCGACTGGTGA
- a CDS encoding PhoX family protein has protein sequence MARRAVLPLSPALAAWLAKCQWACGSKCFTEPVNPSENPTFENVLAQRLSRRDLLGGAAAVALVLAVGRHESAEASQRGRLTFRPITLNTRDEVTVPEGYASGVVIRWGDPLQSWGPEFRFGEQSPERQAQQFGYNCDFVGLFLLPGGAASGSRGLLAVNHEYTNPELMFPGYREGDPEAWQVAVELEAHGVTIVEVLQRGRGQWHYLPGSSYNRRITGTTRCELTGPAAGSDWMKTSTDSTGTVVYGTLNNCAGGKTPWGTLLTCEENFHQYFGNLSALSSTDPRYTVHQRYGIPSGASERRWERFDRRFDVSKEPNEPFRFGWVVEIDPYDPTFVPKKRTALGRFKHEAATVVIARDGRAVVYSGDDERFEYIYKFVSEGRYNPRDRRANFSLLDSGTLYVARFNADGTGEWLPLVHGQGPLTEANGFRSQADVLVNTRRAADLLGATKMDRPEDIETNPVNGRVYIVCTNNARRKWNQIDPANPRGDNRHGHIIELIENGDAAATRFRWEIFLLCGDPANPDDGVFAAGFDPSLISPISCPDNITFDAWGNMWIATDGQPGTFRRNDGIYAVPTSGNERGFVRMFLSGPRGCEICGPEFAPDFHTLFCAIQHPGEGGTLSAPLSSWPDGTVPRPSVIVVWKDRGDPRIGS, from the coding sequence ATGGCACGTCGTGCCGTCTTACCGCTCTCCCCGGCGCTCGCTGCCTGGCTCGCCAAGTGCCAGTGGGCCTGTGGAAGCAAATGTTTCACCGAACCCGTGAACCCCAGCGAGAATCCGACTTTCGAGAACGTCCTCGCCCAACGCTTGAGTCGCCGAGATCTCCTCGGTGGGGCGGCAGCTGTCGCGCTGGTACTCGCCGTGGGCCGTCACGAGTCGGCTGAGGCGAGTCAGCGCGGCCGTCTCACCTTCCGCCCGATCACGCTCAACACCCGCGACGAAGTAACCGTACCGGAGGGGTACGCGAGTGGCGTCGTTATTCGCTGGGGCGATCCCCTGCAGAGCTGGGGCCCGGAGTTCCGTTTCGGGGAACAATCTCCAGAAAGGCAAGCGCAGCAATTCGGCTACAACTGCGACTTCGTCGGTCTCTTCCTGCTCCCCGGCGGGGCTGCGTCCGGTTCTCGTGGCCTTCTCGCCGTGAACCACGAGTACACGAACCCCGAACTCATGTTCCCCGGCTATCGCGAAGGTGACCCTGAGGCCTGGCAGGTCGCCGTCGAATTGGAAGCCCACGGAGTCACCATCGTCGAGGTTCTCCAGCGGGGGCGCGGACAGTGGCACTACCTGCCCGGCTCCTCCTACAACCGGCGCATCACCGGCACTACCCGTTGCGAGCTGACCGGTCCCGCCGCTGGCTCCGATTGGATGAAGACGAGCACCGACAGCACGGGAACCGTCGTCTACGGCACCCTCAACAACTGCGCCGGTGGCAAGACCCCGTGGGGCACACTCCTGACCTGCGAGGAGAACTTCCACCAGTACTTCGGTAACTTGTCCGCCCTCTCCTCCACCGATCCGCGCTACACCGTTCACCAGCGGTACGGCATCCCAAGCGGTGCTTCCGAGCGCCGCTGGGAACGCTTCGACCGGCGCTTCGATGTCAGCAAGGAGCCGAACGAGCCGTTCCGTTTCGGCTGGGTAGTCGAGATCGATCCTTACGATCCGACCTTCGTCCCCAAGAAGCGCACCGCGCTTGGCCGCTTCAAGCACGAGGCAGCGACAGTCGTCATCGCCCGCGACGGGCGGGCCGTTGTGTACTCCGGTGACGACGAGCGCTTCGAATACATCTACAAGTTCGTCAGCGAGGGTCGCTACAACCCACGGGACCGGCGAGCCAACTTCTCACTGCTCGACTCCGGTACGCTCTACGTCGCGCGGTTCAATGCCGACGGCACCGGCGAGTGGCTACCGCTCGTCCACGGCCAAGGACCCTTGACTGAAGCTAACGGTTTCCGGTCCCAAGCCGACGTGCTCGTCAACACCCGCCGGGCTGCCGACCTGCTCGGTGCAACCAAGATGGATCGGCCGGAGGACATCGAGACCAATCCCGTCAACGGCCGCGTCTACATCGTCTGCACCAACAACGCGCGCCGCAAATGGAACCAGATCGATCCAGCCAATCCGCGCGGCGACAATCGCCACGGCCACATCATCGAACTGATCGAGAACGGTGACGCCGCTGCGACACGCTTCCGCTGGGAGATCTTCCTGCTCTGCGGCGACCCCGCGAACCCGGACGACGGGGTCTTCGCTGCCGGGTTCGACCCGAGCCTCATCAGCCCGATCTCCTGCCCGGACAACATCACCTTCGACGCGTGGGGCAACATGTGGATCGCTACCGACGGTCAGCCCGGCACGTTCCGCCGCAACGACGGCATCTATGCCGTTCCCACGAGCGGCAACGAGCGAGGATTCGTGCGGATGTTCCTGAGCGGGCCTCGCGGTTGCGAAATCTGCGGTCCCGAGTTCGCGCCCGACTTCCATACCCTCTTCTGTGCCATCCAGCATCCGGGCGAAGGAGGCACGCTCTCAGCCCCGCTCTCCAGCTGGCCGGACGGCACCGTCCCGCGCCCCAGCGTCATCGTGGTCTGGAAGGACCGCGGCGATCCTCGCATCGGAAGCTGA
- the ftsH gene encoding ATP-dependent zinc metalloprotease FtsH produces MRGSWLFRSCLVRRSDGYPIERVQSKRIGRGCSKRLARRIEGSSMDERNRTPREQRERSTNPFGKALRGIFGSRFGLLWIIVGLILFYNLYAVFRPERSGPQSEIAYSSFVAAVEKGLVSTVTLSGQTIDGQFTQPLRVANGIVYLPGEPLPDTVDPAQVRSVTRFRTVIPENTQAEVTAFLQQHNVLLKVQPSGGASLPGLLLSVLPFVFLIGLLFLLGRNLSRGQQNVFSFGRSRARVYDVERPQVTFADVAGEEEAKAELAQVVDFLKNPAKYHRIGARLPRGVLLVGPPGTGKTLLARAVAGEAGVPFFSVSASEFVEMFVGVGASRVRDLFERAKAQAPSIIFIDELDAVGRQRFAGLGVGNDEREQTLNQLLVEMDGFEAHTDVVVIAATNRPDVLDPALLRPGRFDRQVVVGLPDKRGRAAILRIHTRGIPIAPDVDLEGLAAATPGFSGADLANLVNEAALVAARRGKQVVDRSDFEEALDKMLLGTTRSLLMSQEERRLVAYHEAGHAVVAYFTPGADPLRKISIVPRGRALGVTVQAPEEDRFNYTRNQLLGRLAVLLGGRAAEQLVFHEVTTGAQNDLKEATQLARRMVGLWGMSEELGPIYLGLGEQHVFLGREIVQDHSIGTSTLDRADQAVQRLLNEAMERAERILREHREELDRLADLLIAEETVGPEKIREVLGEQPVAAGDD; encoded by the coding sequence GTGCGAGGCAGCTGGCTTTTCCGCAGCTGCCTCGTGCGTCGTTCGGATGGGTATCCGATCGAGCGAGTACAATCGAAAAGAATCGGCCGAGGCTGCAGCAAGCGCCTGGCTCGTCGCATCGAGGGATCGAGTATGGATGAGCGCAACCGCACACCGCGCGAACAGCGCGAGCGCTCCACGAATCCGTTCGGAAAAGCCCTGCGCGGGATCTTCGGCTCGCGCTTCGGCCTGCTGTGGATCATCGTGGGGCTGATCCTGTTCTACAACCTGTACGCTGTGTTCCGCCCGGAGCGGAGCGGGCCGCAGTCAGAGATTGCCTATTCCAGTTTCGTCGCCGCGGTGGAGAAGGGGCTGGTCTCGACGGTGACGTTGTCCGGGCAGACGATCGATGGCCAGTTCACCCAGCCGCTGCGGGTGGCCAATGGCATCGTCTATCTGCCGGGTGAGCCATTGCCCGATACGGTGGACCCTGCTCAGGTCCGTTCGGTGACGCGCTTCCGCACGGTGATCCCGGAGAATACGCAGGCCGAGGTGACGGCCTTTCTCCAGCAGCACAACGTGTTGTTGAAAGTGCAGCCGTCCGGTGGTGCTTCCTTGCCGGGTCTCCTGTTGAGTGTCCTGCCGTTCGTGTTCCTGATCGGCCTCTTGTTCCTGTTGGGGCGGAATCTCAGTCGGGGGCAACAGAACGTCTTCAGCTTCGGGCGGTCGCGGGCACGGGTCTACGATGTGGAGCGCCCGCAAGTGACCTTCGCGGACGTGGCGGGGGAGGAGGAGGCGAAGGCGGAACTCGCGCAAGTGGTCGACTTCTTGAAGAACCCAGCGAAGTACCACCGGATCGGAGCGCGCTTGCCGCGCGGCGTGCTCCTGGTCGGTCCACCCGGTACGGGGAAGACGCTCCTGGCGCGGGCGGTGGCCGGCGAGGCGGGTGTGCCGTTCTTCAGCGTGAGCGCCTCGGAGTTCGTGGAAATGTTCGTCGGCGTCGGGGCCAGCCGCGTCCGTGACCTCTTCGAGCGTGCCAAGGCACAAGCGCCATCCATCATCTTCATCGACGAGCTGGATGCCGTGGGTCGTCAGCGGTTCGCTGGCTTGGGCGTGGGGAACGACGAGCGGGAGCAGACGCTGAACCAGCTCCTGGTGGAGATGGACGGGTTCGAGGCCCACACCGACGTGGTGGTCATCGCGGCTACCAACCGGCCGGACGTGCTGGATCCGGCGCTGCTGCGTCCGGGTCGGTTCGACCGGCAGGTCGTGGTCGGGCTGCCGGACAAGCGGGGACGGGCCGCGATCCTGCGCATCCACACGCGCGGTATCCCGATCGCGCCCGACGTCGATCTGGAAGGGCTGGCCGCGGCGACGCCGGGGTTTTCCGGAGCGGACCTGGCTAACCTGGTCAACGAGGCGGCGTTGGTTGCAGCGCGTCGCGGGAAGCAGGTCGTGGATCGCTCCGATTTCGAGGAAGCGCTGGACAAGATGCTGCTCGGGACCACGCGCTCGCTCCTGATGAGTCAAGAGGAGCGGCGCCTGGTGGCCTATCACGAGGCGGGACATGCGGTGGTCGCCTACTTCACCCCTGGTGCGGACCCCTTGCGCAAGATCAGCATCGTGCCGCGGGGACGGGCGCTGGGGGTGACGGTGCAAGCACCCGAGGAGGATCGCTTCAACTACACGCGGAACCAGCTCTTGGGACGCCTGGCCGTCCTCCTGGGCGGGCGTGCCGCGGAGCAGCTGGTGTTCCACGAGGTGACGACCGGAGCGCAGAACGACCTGAAGGAGGCGACCCAGCTCGCTCGCCGGATGGTTGGTCTTTGGGGGATGAGCGAGGAACTCGGGCCCATCTACCTCGGGCTGGGTGAACAGCACGTCTTCCTGGGGCGCGAGATCGTCCAGGACCACAGCATCGGCACGAGCACACTCGACCGGGCGGACCAGGCGGTGCAGCGACTGCTCAACGAGGCGATGGAGCGGGCCGAGCGGATCCTGCGTGAGCACCGGGAAGAGCTGGACCGTTTGGCTGACCTCCTGATCGCCGAGGAGACGGTCGGCCCGGAGAAGATCCGCGAGGTTCTGGGTGAACAACCGGTCGCAGCTGGGGATGACTGA
- the fabD gene encoding ACP S-malonyltransferase has product MELGQLLQKRVGLLFPGQGSQHVGMGQRVHQLSEAARRIFVQAEEILGLPLRRLCFEGPAEELADTANAQPAILTVSLAYLEALRERLRELGASLQPSMVAGHSLGEFTALVAANALRFEDALRLVRERGRLMREVSQERPGGMAAVIGLERDALEEVCREASELGLVVVANDNSPGQLVISGEEQALQRAMELAQRRGAKRVVRLGVMVASHSPLMERVAHALAEMLARIPLREPEIPIVANVTGRILSTVEEIRRELACQVAQPVQWTTSVREMTNRGVTTFLEVGPGQVLTGLVKKIQRDVEAYSMRDLGLES; this is encoded by the coding sequence ATGGAACTCGGTCAGCTCCTGCAGAAGCGCGTGGGGTTGCTCTTCCCGGGTCAGGGAAGCCAGCACGTCGGCATGGGACAACGGGTGCATCAGCTCTCGGAGGCGGCTCGGCGGATCTTCGTCCAGGCGGAGGAAATTCTGGGGCTTCCGCTGCGTCGACTCTGCTTCGAGGGACCAGCCGAGGAATTGGCCGATACAGCGAACGCTCAGCCGGCCATCTTGACGGTGAGTTTGGCCTACTTGGAAGCGTTGCGCGAGCGGCTGCGCGAATTGGGGGCCTCCCTCCAGCCGTCCATGGTGGCCGGGCACAGCCTGGGCGAATTCACTGCGTTGGTCGCGGCCAACGCGCTGCGCTTCGAGGACGCGCTGCGATTGGTCCGCGAGCGGGGCCGCTTGATGCGCGAGGTGAGTCAGGAACGTCCTGGCGGCATGGCGGCCGTGATCGGACTGGAGCGCGACGCGCTGGAGGAGGTGTGTCGCGAGGCAAGCGAGCTGGGGCTGGTGGTGGTGGCGAACGACAACTCACCCGGGCAACTGGTGATTTCTGGTGAGGAGCAGGCACTCCAGCGAGCGATGGAGTTGGCCCAGCGCAGAGGCGCCAAGCGCGTGGTGCGACTGGGCGTGATGGTCGCCTCGCATTCCCCGCTCATGGAACGGGTCGCGCACGCCTTGGCGGAGATGCTGGCGCGGATCCCCTTGCGAGAGCCAGAGATCCCGATCGTGGCCAATGTGACTGGCCGCATCCTTTCCACGGTGGAAGAAATTCGGCGCGAACTGGCCTGTCAGGTCGCGCAGCCCGTGCAGTGGACGACGAGCGTGCGCGAGATGACCAATCGAGGCGTGACGACCTTCTTGGAGGTCGGCCCTGGGCAAGTGCTGACCGGACTGGTCAAGAAGATCCAGCGTGACGTGGAAGCCTACTCGATGCGTGACCTCGGTCTCGAGTCGTGA
- a CDS encoding queuosine precursor transporter, protein MRSRHIPVELGPGQYSRWFVVITAVFVTTLIVSNIVAVKIVDVWGLYVPAGTVTVFPLAYIFGDVLTEVYGYRRARLVIWLGFACNLLAVAAFAATQYLPAAPFWDGQAAYERILGYTPRLLAASFLAYLVGEFANAAVLSRLKLMTHGRFLWVRTIGSTLVGQGLDSLVFVTVAFFGTLAGPDLIRTMVTAWLVKSAYEALATPLTYLVVNGLKRVEGVDAYDYGVSLSPFRLD, encoded by the coding sequence ATGCGTTCACGACATATCCCTGTGGAGCTGGGTCCCGGCCAGTACAGCCGGTGGTTCGTCGTCATCACGGCGGTTTTCGTCACCACGCTGATCGTCTCCAACATCGTGGCCGTCAAGATCGTCGATGTCTGGGGGCTGTACGTTCCAGCCGGGACGGTCACGGTCTTTCCGCTCGCCTACATCTTCGGTGATGTCTTGACGGAGGTCTACGGCTACCGGCGTGCCCGACTGGTGATCTGGCTGGGGTTCGCGTGCAATCTCTTGGCCGTGGCGGCTTTTGCGGCGACCCAGTATCTGCCGGCTGCTCCTTTCTGGGACGGGCAGGCGGCCTACGAGCGGATTCTCGGCTACACGCCTCGTCTGCTGGCGGCCTCCTTCCTCGCCTATCTGGTCGGCGAGTTCGCCAATGCTGCCGTGCTCTCGCGTCTCAAGCTCATGACGCACGGGCGATTCCTCTGGGTACGGACGATCGGCTCGACACTGGTCGGGCAAGGATTGGATTCGCTCGTCTTCGTGACGGTCGCCTTCTTCGGCACGCTGGCCGGGCCGGATCTCATCCGCACGATGGTGACGGCCTGGCTGGTGAAGTCGGCCTACGAGGCGCTGGCGACGCCACTGACGTACCTCGTGGTGAACGGATTGAAGCGTGTCGAGGGGGTCGATGCCTACGACTACGGGGTGAGCCTCTCCCCGTTCCGCCTCGACTGA